A single window of Bradyrhizobium daqingense DNA harbors:
- a CDS encoding substrate-binding domain-containing protein, translated as MRRSFILTTTILALAAGTSALADDLKVALIYGKTGPLEAYAKQTETGLKMGFEYATKGTMTLDGRKIVVITKDDQGKPDLAKAALAEAYQDDKADIAIGTTSSAAALAILPVAEENKKILIVEPAVADQITGEKWNRYIFRTARNSSQDAISNAVAIGKQGVTVATLAQDYAFGRDGVAAFKEALAKTGATLAAEEYAPTSTTDFTAVGQRLFDALKDKPGRKVIWVIWAGAGNPLAKLQDMDPKRYGIELSTGGNILPALAAYKGLPGMEGATYYFYEIPKNPVNDWLVAEHQKRFNAPPDFFTAGGFAAAMSVVAAVTKAKSTDSEKLIAAMEGLEFDTPKGKMVFRKEDHQALQSMYHFKVKVDPNVAWAVLDPVRELKIEDMDVPVRNKR; from the coding sequence GCTCGCCGCGGGCACCTCCGCACTTGCCGACGACCTCAAGGTCGCGCTGATCTACGGCAAGACCGGCCCGCTCGAGGCCTATGCCAAGCAGACCGAGACCGGCCTGAAAATGGGCTTCGAATACGCGACCAAGGGAACCATGACGCTCGACGGCCGCAAGATCGTGGTCATCACCAAGGACGATCAGGGCAAGCCGGATCTGGCCAAGGCCGCGCTGGCGGAAGCCTATCAGGACGACAAGGCCGACATCGCGATCGGCACGACGTCGTCGGCCGCGGCGCTCGCCATCCTCCCCGTCGCCGAGGAAAACAAGAAGATCCTGATCGTCGAGCCGGCGGTCGCGGATCAAATTACCGGCGAGAAGTGGAATCGCTACATCTTCCGCACCGCGCGCAACTCCTCGCAGGACGCGATCTCCAACGCGGTCGCGATCGGCAAGCAGGGCGTCACCGTCGCGACGCTGGCGCAGGACTATGCATTCGGCCGCGACGGCGTCGCCGCCTTCAAGGAGGCGCTCGCCAAGACCGGCGCGACGCTCGCGGCGGAAGAGTATGCCCCGACCTCGACCACCGACTTCACCGCGGTCGGCCAGCGCCTGTTCGACGCGCTGAAGGACAAGCCCGGCCGCAAGGTGATCTGGGTGATCTGGGCCGGCGCCGGCAATCCGCTGGCCAAGCTCCAGGACATGGATCCGAAGCGCTATGGCATCGAGCTGTCGACCGGCGGCAACATCCTGCCGGCGCTCGCGGCCTATAAGGGCCTGCCCGGCATGGAAGGCGCGACCTATTATTTCTACGAGATCCCGAAGAACCCGGTGAACGACTGGCTGGTCGCCGAGCACCAGAAGCGCTTCAACGCGCCGCCGGACTTCTTCACCGCGGGCGGTTTCGCCGCCGCGATGTCGGTCGTCGCCGCCGTCACCAAGGCGAAATCGACCGACAGCGAGAAGCTGATCGCGGCGATGGAGGGCCTGGAGTTCGACACGCCCAAGGGCAAGATGGTGTTCCGCAAAGAGGACCATCAGGCGCTGCAGAGCATGTATCATTTCAAGGTCAAGGTCGACCCGAACGTCGCCTGGGCCGTGCTCGACCCGGTGCGCGAGCTGAAGATCGAGGACATGGACGTTCCCGTCCGCAACAAGCGGTAG